A genome region from Crossiella equi includes the following:
- a CDS encoding LysR family transcriptional regulator, which produces MESGRLEHFVAVAEERSFTRAAARLHIVQSGISASVRALEKELGSRLFERTIQHVELTEAGRALDLAILMTTGPLPGLRLSTLSSESLRLACTADHPLAAREEVELAEGSSTGSSTSRSAGGSGPRPPRARSPGRAHCRCTSCWATSAWTCPRCCSAWAARTSARTRRWRCSRWSCRRARRWPPGASNELLLR; this is translated from the coding sequence ATGGAGTCCGGGCGCCTGGAGCACTTCGTCGCCGTCGCCGAGGAGCGCAGCTTCACGCGGGCGGCCGCGCGGTTGCACATCGTGCAGTCCGGCATCTCGGCCTCGGTGCGGGCGCTGGAGAAGGAGCTCGGCAGCAGGCTGTTCGAGCGCACCATCCAGCACGTCGAGCTCACCGAGGCCGGGCGCGCCCTGGACCTGGCGATCCTGATGACCACTGGGCCGCTGCCCGGGCTGCGGCTGAGCACGCTGAGCTCGGAGTCGCTGCGGCTGGCCTGCACCGCCGACCATCCGCTGGCCGCCCGCGAGGAGGTCGAGCTGGCCGAGGGCTCGAGCACGGGCTCATCGACTTCCCGGTCGGCTGGGGGATCCGGGCCGCGACCGCCGCGCGCGCGGAGTCCAGGGCGGGCACACTGTCGTTGTACTTCGTGCTGGGCTACCTCGGCATGGACCTGCCCTCGGTGCTGTTCAGCCTGGGCAGCACGAACTTCGGCCCGCACCCGACGATGGCGTTGTTCGCGGTGGTCCTGTCGGCGGGCGCGGCGGTGGCCGCCCGGCGCGTCCAACGAACTGCTCCTGCGATAG
- a CDS encoding vWA domain-containing protein, with translation MSTAKGKLLPFYLVMDVSYSMQGDKLASANQIMPTVLDALATAPILSDKVRFAVLDFADDARVRLPLCDLLAEDVELPELLPRGATSYAAAFRLLRKEIGENLSQLKADGFAVHRPVVFFLSDGVPTDADEDWRGAFAELTGYDRERGTGFAMYPNFVPFGVAEADPATMRELIHPPHGNKRMRMYLMAEGQDPARAITAMAEILVSSVLASGNSLAAGSSGVLLPDQRDVPPGVRAHTADDDFV, from the coding sequence GTGAGCACGGCCAAGGGAAAGCTGCTCCCGTTCTACCTGGTGATGGACGTCTCCTATTCGATGCAGGGCGACAAGCTCGCCTCGGCCAACCAGATCATGCCCACCGTGCTGGACGCGCTGGCCACCGCGCCGATCCTGTCGGACAAGGTGCGCTTCGCCGTGCTGGACTTCGCCGACGACGCCCGGGTCCGGCTGCCGCTGTGCGACCTGCTCGCCGAGGACGTCGAGCTGCCCGAGCTCCTGCCGCGCGGGGCCACCTCCTACGCGGCCGCGTTCCGCCTGCTGCGCAAGGAGATCGGCGAGAACCTCAGCCAGCTCAAGGCCGACGGCTTCGCCGTGCACCGGCCGGTGGTGTTCTTCCTCAGCGACGGCGTGCCCACCGACGCCGACGAGGACTGGCGGGGCGCCTTCGCCGAGCTCACCGGCTACGACCGCGAGCGCGGCACCGGGTTCGCGATGTACCCGAACTTCGTGCCCTTCGGCGTGGCCGAGGCCGACCCGGCGACCATGCGCGAGCTGATCCACCCGCCACACGGGAACAAGCGGATGCGCATGTACCTGATGGCCGAGGGCCAGGACCCGGCCAGGGCGATCACCGCGATGGCCGAGATCCTGGTCTCCAGCGTGCTCGCCTCCGGCAACAGCCTGGCCGCCGGGAGCTCGGGGGTGCTGCTGCCGGACCAGCGGGACGTGCCGCCGGGCGTGCGCGCCCACACCGCCGACGACGACTTCGTGTGA
- a CDS encoding DUF4407 domain-containing protein, whose product MKPRKTEDREDPATPRPGPVRDVLARLAGGRVDLLARAPGDRARYSTMGGVLVATAAVAGVSAFFALYSVLELAWPLAALAGLGWAALILTLDRMLVVSMSDSGSAGRNLLMALPRVLLALVLGTVVSTPLVLRVFQQEINAELTTMHAEQVRAARTTLDATYARVGVLAEEERELQDLASGRATRPVSEDPDVKAAQGEYDGANRTYQEAQRQAQCELDGTCGTGRPGTGGSYKQKQAAADDARRVRDAAKAKLDRTTGEAEQRLRAGAASEIAAAQAKLPRVRRDLAAEQERARIADETVNKTASENSGVLARLEALGRVTGGHLTGQLTHLMVFLLFLGIEILPVLVKLLNALGPKTLYDHLVAEDDRRRREQDTRHAAQELELADIKAAGRRALTEYQVRAQQEAAQEAAEELVVHQKRMTLNAIRTWGNVAVAHTDRQLGHWMHQQARELEDKTIPIPRIIDPEGTRP is encoded by the coding sequence ATGAAGCCGCGCAAGACCGAGGACCGCGAGGACCCGGCGACGCCCCGCCCGGGACCGGTGCGCGACGTGCTGGCGCGCCTGGCCGGAGGCCGCGTGGACCTGCTCGCGCGCGCCCCCGGCGACCGCGCCCGGTACAGCACGATGGGCGGGGTGCTGGTGGCCACCGCCGCGGTCGCGGGCGTCTCGGCCTTCTTCGCCCTGTACTCGGTGCTGGAGCTGGCCTGGCCGCTCGCCGCCCTGGCCGGACTGGGCTGGGCCGCGCTCATCCTCACCCTGGACCGCATGCTCGTGGTGAGCATGTCCGACAGCGGCTCGGCCGGCCGCAACCTGCTCATGGCCCTGCCGCGCGTGCTGCTCGCGCTCGTGCTGGGCACCGTGGTGTCCACCCCGCTGGTGCTGCGCGTCTTCCAGCAGGAGATCAACGCCGAGCTGACCACCATGCACGCCGAGCAGGTGCGGGCCGCCCGCACGACCCTGGACGCCACCTACGCCCGCGTGGGCGTGCTGGCCGAGGAGGAGCGCGAGCTCCAGGACCTCGCCTCCGGCCGCGCCACCCGCCCGGTCAGCGAGGACCCGGACGTCAAGGCCGCGCAGGGCGAGTACGACGGCGCCAACCGCACCTACCAGGAGGCGCAGCGGCAGGCCCAGTGCGAGCTGGACGGCACCTGCGGCACCGGACGGCCCGGCACCGGCGGCTCGTACAAGCAGAAGCAGGCCGCCGCCGACGACGCGCGCCGGGTGCGCGATGCCGCCAAGGCCAAGCTGGACCGCACCACCGGCGAGGCCGAGCAGCGGCTCCGCGCCGGGGCGGCCAGCGAGATCGCCGCGGCCCAGGCGAAGCTGCCGCGGGTGCGGCGCGACCTGGCCGCCGAGCAGGAGCGCGCCCGCATCGCCGACGAGACGGTGAACAAGACCGCCTCGGAGAACTCCGGTGTGCTGGCCCGGCTGGAGGCGCTGGGCCGCGTCACCGGCGGGCACCTCACCGGCCAGCTCACCCACCTCATGGTGTTCCTGCTGTTCCTGGGCATCGAGATCCTGCCGGTGCTGGTGAAGCTGCTCAACGCCCTGGGCCCCAAGACCCTCTACGACCACCTCGTCGCCGAGGACGACCGGCGCCGCCGTGAGCAGGACACCCGGCACGCGGCACAGGAGCTGGAGCTGGCCGACATCAAGGCGGCCGGACGGCGCGCGCTCACCGAGTACCAGGTGCGCGCGCAGCAGGAAGCCGCGCAGGAGGCCGCCGAGGAGCTGGTGGTGCACCAGAAGCGCATGACCCTCAACGCGATCCGCACCTGGGGCAATGTCGCGGTGGCGCACACCGACCGCCAGCTCGGCCACTGGATGCACCAGCAGGCCAGGGAGCTGGAGGACAAGACCATCCCCATCCCGAGGATCATCGACCCGGAAGGAACCCGCCCGTGA
- a CDS encoding FHA domain-containing protein, protein MQTFPPQVLEPSPRGLAAGAPLPAPPGTLFALGASGGYAVPRREFTLHFGRGSQDEAYQVHVPIGAGDPHISRRHGRLCCDGRDWWLRNDGKLPIRLPGDRLLLSGRDLRLEAGYLPVFLGRANAREHLLEVRVVGLPGTEADHTSGESTVLPPGHVLSAEERLVLTALAQRYLRQERHAQPVAWAQVAADLDELPDGRGARSQRPANTVDAVRRRLHREGVRGLTLAEVGQPVGNTINHNLIQELLKTVTLSPADLRLLDED, encoded by the coding sequence GTGCAGACCTTCCCGCCCCAGGTCCTGGAACCGTCCCCGCGCGGCCTCGCCGCGGGCGCGCCCCTGCCCGCCCCGCCGGGCACCCTGTTCGCCCTGGGCGCGAGCGGCGGCTACGCCGTCCCGCGCCGCGAGTTCACCCTGCACTTCGGCCGGGGCAGCCAGGACGAGGCCTACCAGGTGCACGTGCCGATCGGTGCCGGGGACCCGCACATCAGCCGCAGGCACGGGCGCCTGTGCTGCGACGGCCGGGACTGGTGGCTGCGCAACGACGGCAAGCTGCCCATCCGCCTGCCCGGCGACCGGTTGCTGCTGTCCGGCCGCGACCTGCGCCTGGAGGCGGGCTACCTGCCGGTGTTCCTCGGCCGGGCCAACGCCCGGGAGCACCTGTTGGAGGTCCGCGTCGTCGGGCTGCCCGGCACCGAGGCCGACCACACCTCGGGCGAGTCGACCGTGCTGCCCCCGGGACACGTGCTCTCGGCGGAGGAACGGCTGGTGCTGACCGCCCTGGCCCAGCGCTACCTGCGCCAGGAGCGGCACGCGCAGCCGGTGGCGTGGGCCCAGGTGGCGGCGGACCTGGACGAGCTGCCGGACGGCCGGGGCGCGCGGTCGCAGCGCCCGGCCAACACCGTGGACGCCGTGCGCAGGCGCCTGCACCGCGAGGGCGTGCGCGGGCTGACGCTGGCGGAGGTCGGCCAGCCGGTGGGCAACACCATCAACCACAACCTCATCCAGGAGCTGCTCAAGACGGTGACCCTGTCCCCGGCGGACCTGCGCCTGCTCGACGAGGACTAA
- a CDS encoding response regulator transcription factor: protein MRVVIAEDSVLFREGLVHLLGRFGHEVVATVGDGPGLVAAVAEHRPDVSVVDVRMPPGYAEEGLRAALEVRARQPEAAVLVLSQFLAPGRATELLETGPGGVGYLLKDRVAEVTDFVGAVRQVADGGTVIDPDVVRDLLVRRRNKQPLDRLTAREREVLGLMAQGRTNAAVAQALVVSEAAVAKHINSIFAKLGLARTATDHRRVLAVLAYLQA, encoded by the coding sequence GTGCGCGTCGTGATCGCCGAGGACTCGGTGCTCTTCCGCGAGGGCCTGGTCCACCTGCTCGGCCGGTTCGGGCACGAGGTGGTGGCCACCGTCGGCGACGGTCCGGGCCTGGTCGCGGCCGTGGCGGAGCACCGCCCCGACGTGTCCGTGGTGGACGTGCGCATGCCGCCCGGTTACGCCGAGGAGGGGCTGCGCGCCGCGCTGGAGGTCCGGGCCCGCCAGCCGGAGGCCGCCGTGCTGGTGCTGTCCCAGTTCCTCGCGCCCGGCCGCGCCACCGAACTGCTGGAGACCGGCCCCGGCGGCGTCGGCTACCTGCTCAAGGACCGCGTCGCCGAGGTCACCGACTTCGTCGGCGCGGTGCGGCAGGTGGCCGACGGCGGCACGGTGATCGACCCGGACGTGGTGCGCGACCTGCTGGTGCGCCGCAGGAACAAGCAGCCCCTGGACCGCCTCACCGCCCGCGAGCGCGAGGTGCTGGGCCTGATGGCCCAGGGCCGCACGAACGCCGCGGTCGCCCAGGCCCTCGTGGTCAGCGAGGCCGCCGTGGCCAAGCACATCAACAGCATCTTCGCCAAGCTCGGCCTGGCGCGGACCGCCACCGACCACCGGCGGGTGCTCGCCGTGCTCGCCTACCTACAGGCATAG
- a CDS encoding ADP-ribosylglycohydrolase family protein: MLVELAIGDAYGAGFEYSPPEFVHAHNTLDGYAQHPRHLGLRPGSYTDDTQMTLAVAEVLVSEVDWTREHLAEAFVRVFKRDPRPGYAAGFFGVLELVRDGAELLRALRPHSDKSGAAMRAAPLGLLPTVADVLHHNDVQARITHDTPLGVSAAHAAALAVHYCHHQLGPVAEVGRWISGQLQDPRWAQPWTGKVGSPGWHSVRAALTALAGTRSLRGLLRACVDFTGDVDTVATVALAAASRSAEYHHDLPPVLVDGLEDGEFGRGYLRELDGRLLGWAGAVTPGGGGSS; this comes from the coding sequence ATGCTGGTTGAACTGGCCATCGGCGACGCCTACGGGGCGGGTTTCGAGTACTCGCCACCGGAGTTCGTGCACGCGCACAACACCCTGGACGGCTACGCGCAGCACCCTCGGCACCTGGGCCTGCGGCCGGGCTCCTACACCGACGACACCCAGATGACCCTGGCCGTGGCCGAGGTGCTGGTGTCCGAAGTGGACTGGACGCGGGAGCACCTGGCCGAGGCGTTCGTGCGGGTGTTCAAGCGCGATCCGCGGCCCGGGTACGCCGCCGGGTTCTTCGGGGTGCTGGAGCTGGTGCGGGACGGGGCCGAGCTGCTGCGGGCGTTGCGGCCGCACAGCGACAAGAGCGGGGCGGCCATGCGCGCGGCACCGCTCGGGCTGCTGCCCACCGTGGCGGATGTGTTGCACCACAACGATGTCCAGGCCCGCATCACCCACGACACCCCCCTGGGGGTCAGTGCCGCGCACGCCGCCGCGCTGGCCGTGCACTACTGCCACCACCAGCTCGGGCCCGTGGCCGAGGTCGGGCGGTGGATCAGCGGGCAGCTCCAGGACCCGCGGTGGGCACAGCCGTGGACGGGCAAGGTCGGCTCGCCCGGGTGGCACAGCGTGCGGGCCGCCCTCACCGCGCTCGCCGGTACGCGCAGCCTGCGCGGGCTGCTGCGGGCCTGCGTGGACTTCACCGGGGACGTGGACACCGTGGCCACCGTCGCCCTGGCCGCCGCCTCCCGCTCCGCCGAGTACCACCACGACCTGCCGCCCGTGCTCGTGGACGGGCTGGAGGACGGGGAGTTCGGGCGGGGCTACCTGCGCGAACTGGACGGGCGGCTGCTCGGCTGGGCCGGGGCGGTCACACCTGGCGGGGGCGGCTCGTCCTAG
- a CDS encoding protein phosphatase 2C domain-containing protein produces MGGPFAIGDPGRAPSRVVPVPDPAVPDRPDTVLDGFTLRGVRVRAASVRGLAHRCYGRTRQDDYAWRLTPDGRYLVLAVADGVSAGPHSHQAARIATGVGTDLVCQNPAYPHWPTVLHRVAVAVIQAARALGGAELDAAGAAELMATTVLYAVLDLVPDERGGHALELCSVGDTSAWLLSAEGRWWPHQPVKGAGEEVYSAAVRALPLADPLECTLVRDRLRPGQALFLMTDGVGDPLGDGTGEVGEVLAGLWREPPGELDFATQVGFARRSFDDDRTVLGVWPVSPPPASAGPGSAGPG; encoded by the coding sequence ATGGGCGGCCCGTTCGCCATCGGCGACCCCGGCCGCGCCCCGTCCCGGGTGGTGCCGGTGCCGGACCCGGCGGTGCCGGACCGCCCGGACACCGTGCTGGACGGCTTCACCCTGCGCGGGGTGCGGGTGCGCGCGGCCAGCGTGCGCGGCCTGGCCCACCGCTGTTACGGCCGCACCCGCCAGGACGACTACGCGTGGCGGCTGACCCCGGACGGCCGGTACCTGGTGCTGGCGGTGGCCGACGGGGTCTCCGCCGGGCCGCACTCCCACCAGGCCGCGCGGATCGCCACCGGGGTGGGCACGGACCTGGTGTGCCAGAACCCGGCGTACCCGCACTGGCCCACCGTGCTGCACCGGGTGGCGGTGGCGGTCATCCAGGCCGCCCGGGCCCTGGGCGGGGCGGAGCTGGACGCGGCCGGGGCGGCGGAGCTGATGGCCACCACCGTGCTGTACGCGGTGCTGGACCTGGTACCGGACGAGCGGGGCGGGCACGCGCTGGAGCTGTGCTCGGTCGGCGACACCTCGGCCTGGCTGCTCTCCGCCGAGGGCCGCTGGTGGCCGCACCAGCCGGTCAAGGGCGCGGGGGAGGAGGTGTACTCCGCCGCGGTGCGCGCCCTGCCGCTGGCCGACCCCCTGGAGTGCACCCTGGTCCGGGACCGGCTGCGGCCCGGTCAGGCGCTGTTCCTGATGACCGACGGGGTGGGCGATCCCCTGGGCGACGGCACCGGCGAGGTCGGCGAGGTGCTGGCCGGGCTGTGGCGCGAACCGCCGGGGGAGCTGGACTTCGCCACCCAGGTGGGGTTCGCGCGGCGCAGCTTCGACGACGACCGCACGGTGCTCGGGGTGTGGCCGGTCAGCCCACCGCCTGCCTCCGCCGGGCCGGGATCAGCAGGGCCAGGCTGA
- a CDS encoding nitroreductase family deazaflavin-dependent oxidoreductase — translation MPLTGEYEPSPMEWAANQVALYESSGGTEGTEMQGKPVIILTTKGAKSGKIRKSPLMRVEHEGRYAVVASLGGAPKHPVWYHNVKASPTVMLQDGPVIKDYVAREVTGQEKADWWERAVAAWPDYAEYQKKTDREIPVFVLDPVAG, via the coding sequence ATGCCACTGACCGGCGAGTACGAGCCGAGCCCAATGGAGTGGGCGGCCAACCAGGTCGCACTGTACGAGAGCTCCGGCGGCACCGAGGGCACGGAGATGCAGGGCAAGCCGGTGATCATCCTGACCACCAAGGGCGCCAAGTCCGGCAAGATCCGCAAGTCCCCCCTGATGCGCGTCGAGCACGAGGGCCGCTACGCGGTCGTGGCCAGCCTGGGCGGTGCCCCCAAGCACCCGGTCTGGTATCACAACGTCAAGGCCAGCCCGACCGTCATGCTCCAGGACGGCCCGGTAATCAAGGACTACGTGGCCCGCGAGGTCACCGGCCAGGAGAAGGCCGACTGGTGGGAGCGCGCCGTGGCGGCGTGGCCGGACTACGCGGAGTACCAGAAGAAGACCGACCGGGAGATCCCGGTGTTCGTGCTGGACCCCGTGGCGGGCTGA
- a CDS encoding sensor histidine kinase — MRASGGERRGRWAAVGTPWEVLVRSPLRLPFSSWPWRSLCYLLGTLPISVVWLAAVLPLGPWAGVPLRAVERWRLLLLDGTVPPADGPRRSPRQLLRERSTWWALLYGLMMIPLGVVDLCVLVLFLGIPLTLLGLPLWQAAGAGDELRTVLGISTTSPAGLVAVVLIGALLGLLAAYLLTAVAWGRATVARLVLVGAREQELSDRVVELRSSRLRLVDAFEVERRRIERDLHDGAQQRLLSLIMTLGLVRLELAEGPAPARELAEKAQRDAQSALAELRDLVHGIQPAVLIDSGLAAALVELAERCPVPVELDLDLPARLPGVLESTAYFSVSEALANVAKHSAASRAWVLARREAGLLRITVRDNGIGGADPAGAGLTGLADRLGAVDGGLTVHSPDGGPTTLTLELPCAS; from the coding sequence GTGCGGGCTTCGGGGGGAGAGCGGCGCGGCCGGTGGGCCGCGGTGGGCACGCCGTGGGAGGTGCTGGTCCGCTCGCCGCTGCGCCTGCCGTTCTCGTCCTGGCCGTGGCGGTCGCTGTGCTACCTGCTCGGCACGCTGCCGATCTCGGTGGTGTGGCTGGCCGCGGTGCTCCCGCTCGGACCGTGGGCCGGGGTGCCGCTGCGCGCGGTGGAGCGGTGGCGGCTGCTCCTGCTCGACGGCACCGTGCCACCTGCCGACGGACCCCGCCGTTCGCCCCGGCAGCTGCTGCGGGAGCGGTCCACGTGGTGGGCCCTGCTCTACGGGCTCATGATGATCCCGCTCGGCGTGGTCGACCTCTGTGTCCTGGTGCTCTTCCTCGGCATCCCGCTCACGCTGCTCGGGCTGCCGCTGTGGCAGGCGGCCGGAGCCGGGGACGAGCTGCGGACCGTCCTCGGCATCAGCACCACGAGCCCGGCCGGGCTGGTCGCGGTGGTGCTCATCGGCGCCCTGCTCGGCCTGCTGGCCGCCTACCTGCTCACCGCCGTGGCCTGGGGCCGGGCCACCGTCGCGCGGCTGGTGCTGGTCGGCGCACGGGAGCAGGAGCTCAGCGACCGCGTGGTGGAGCTGCGCTCCTCGCGGCTGCGGCTGGTGGACGCGTTCGAGGTGGAGCGGCGGCGCATCGAGCGCGACCTGCACGACGGCGCCCAGCAGCGGCTGCTGTCGCTGATCATGACGCTCGGCCTGGTGCGCCTGGAACTGGCCGAGGGCCCGGCACCCGCCCGGGAGCTGGCGGAGAAGGCCCAGCGGGACGCGCAGTCCGCGCTGGCCGAGCTGCGCGACCTGGTGCACGGCATCCAGCCCGCGGTGCTCATCGACTCCGGCCTGGCCGCGGCGCTGGTCGAGCTGGCCGAACGCTGCCCGGTCCCGGTCGAGCTGGACCTGGACCTGCCCGCGCGCCTGCCGGGGGTGCTGGAGTCCACCGCCTACTTCAGCGTCAGCGAGGCCCTGGCCAACGTGGCCAAGCACAGCGCGGCCAGCCGGGCCTGGGTGCTCGCCCGCCGGGAGGCCGGACTGCTGCGAATCACGGTGCGCGACAACGGGATCGGCGGTGCCGACCCAGCGGGTGCCGGGCTCACCGGCCTCGCCGACCGGCTCGGCGCGGTGGACGGCGGGCTGACCGTGCACAGCCCGGACGGCGGGCCGACCACACTCACCCTGGAGCTGCCGTGCGCGTCGTGA
- a CDS encoding serine/threonine-protein kinase: MDTALDNTAASFPERDELDRQLPGYRFTERISATDMSEVWLAEELAMHGRRLAVKILPQDLAERRQFRHRFLREVQVLCQLQHPHIIPISATTAPGEKLLYLAMPFVDGPNLRQLIREKGGLDPGRALRIVVQLAAALDHAHRNGIVHRDVKPGNVLVAGPTDHVYLCDFGIAAEVAGEPLTHTGLSVGTRGYMAPERYRGRADTPATDIYGLGVVLHECLTGRVPFRDSDPDALEWAQRAGEPEPVSAVRRDVPRAVDAVVRKAMAPEPGDRYRSAGELAEALRDALTPRRSLRLPRFGRRTLLTAAATAAVLTAAVVVVPRLGSGIGDTPGAEQLARVPEALRGECVIAGPTTLSCVDGGRRVRVEMLADAAATENAYQQALRESGVPRATGDCAVATRAEHRYPAAGRPKGRVLCWTTGGRTTVLWTDEAARTLARAETPDTQELDLRRAWQRWAALPAFPGPAEDQLANLLGLADCRRPLAASLDAYAGLAASLDCEPDRKGVTSVTYHRFDDVDRLRAAFDREATPVNAPAEVYCDEPDKYFGNDTLDIRSVELGRRLCYADKGQPVLVWTMEPFRLLARVTGTDAKAMISWFNNNFGEHPSATAIAKAVNEQADPAFPNPGERELLQRIPEPTRVNCMRPPRRQVTLNVGQSEVTALVCGPGRGAPIVFYYRFRDLAAMQAQFGKASEAKGADCTGFPADFRGNAAYAKEGGRGALVCALNGKGPYLAWSNEDLNIVAMAFGATDRQVLVDWWRTEAGPR, from the coding sequence ATGGACACCGCCTTGGACAACACCGCCGCGTCGTTCCCCGAGCGGGACGAGCTGGACCGGCAGCTGCCCGGGTACCGGTTCACCGAGCGCATCTCGGCCACCGACATGAGCGAGGTGTGGCTGGCCGAGGAGCTCGCCATGCACGGCAGGCGGCTCGCGGTGAAGATCCTGCCCCAGGACCTGGCGGAGCGGCGGCAGTTCCGGCACCGGTTCCTGCGGGAGGTGCAGGTGCTCTGCCAGCTCCAGCACCCGCACATCATCCCCATCTCGGCCACGACCGCTCCCGGGGAGAAGCTGCTCTACCTGGCCATGCCGTTCGTGGACGGGCCCAACCTGCGGCAGCTCATCCGGGAGAAGGGCGGGCTCGACCCCGGGCGGGCGTTGCGGATCGTGGTGCAGCTGGCCGCCGCCCTGGACCACGCGCACCGCAACGGGATCGTGCACCGGGACGTCAAGCCCGGCAACGTCCTGGTGGCCGGGCCCACCGACCACGTGTACCTGTGCGACTTCGGGATCGCCGCCGAGGTGGCCGGGGAGCCGCTCACGCACACCGGGCTGTCGGTCGGCACGCGCGGGTACATGGCGCCCGAGCGGTACCGGGGGCGCGCCGACACGCCCGCCACCGACATCTACGGGCTCGGGGTGGTGCTGCACGAGTGCCTCACCGGGCGCGTGCCCTTCCGCGACTCCGACCCCGACGCCCTGGAGTGGGCGCAGCGGGCCGGGGAGCCCGAGCCGGTGAGCGCCGTGCGGCGGGACGTGCCGCGGGCCGTGGACGCCGTGGTGCGCAAGGCCATGGCACCCGAGCCCGGGGACCGCTACCGCAGCGCGGGGGAGCTGGCGGAGGCACTGCGGGATGCGCTCACGCCCCGGCGGTCGTTGCGGCTGCCCCGGTTCGGGCGGCGCACCCTGCTCACCGCCGCCGCCACGGCCGCCGTGCTCACCGCCGCCGTGGTCGTGGTGCCCCGGCTCGGATCCGGCATCGGGGACACGCCCGGGGCCGAGCAGCTCGCCCGGGTGCCGGAGGCCCTGCGTGGGGAGTGTGTCATCGCCGGACCCACCACACTGTCCTGTGTGGACGGTGGCAGGCGGGTCCGGGTCGAGATGCTGGCCGATGCCGCCGCCACCGAGAACGCCTACCAGCAGGCGCTGCGCGAGTCCGGGGTGCCCCGTGCCACCGGGGACTGCGCCGTGGCCACCCGTGCCGAGCACCGCTACCCGGCGGCGGGCCGGCCCAAGGGGCGGGTGCTGTGCTGGACCACCGGCGGGCGCACCACCGTGCTGTGGACCGACGAGGCCGCGCGTACCCTCGCCCGTGCCGAGACCCCCGACACCCAGGAGCTGGACCTGCGCCGGGCCTGGCAGCGCTGGGCCGCCCTGCCCGCCTTCCCCGGCCCGGCCGAGGACCAGCTGGCCAACCTGCTCGGGCTCGCCGACTGCCGCCGCCCGCTGGCCGCCTCGCTGGACGCCTACGCCGGACTGGCCGCCTCGCTGGACTGCGAACCCGACCGCAAGGGCGTCACCAGCGTGACCTACCACCGCTTCGACGACGTGGACCGCCTGCGCGCGGCCTTCGACCGCGAGGCCACCCCGGTCAACGCCCCCGCCGAGGTCTACTGCGACGAGCCGGACAAGTACTTCGGCAACGACACCCTCGACATCCGCAGTGTCGAGCTGGGCAGGCGCCTGTGCTACGCCGACAAAGGCCAGCCGGTGCTGGTCTGGACGATGGAGCCGTTCCGGCTGCTGGCCCGCGTCACCGGTACCGACGCCAAGGCGATGATCTCCTGGTTCAACAACAACTTCGGCGAGCACCCCTCCGCCACCGCGATCGCCAAGGCGGTCAACGAGCAGGCCGACCCGGCCTTCCCGAACCCGGGCGAACGGGAGCTGCTCCAGCGCATCCCGGAACCGACCCGGGTCAACTGCATGCGCCCGCCCCGCAGGCAGGTCACGCTGAACGTGGGCCAGTCCGAGGTGACCGCCCTGGTGTGCGGCCCGGGCCGCGGCGCCCCGATCGTCTTCTACTACCGGTTCCGCGACCTGGCGGCGATGCAGGCCCAGTTCGGCAAGGCCAGCGAGGCCAAGGGCGCGGACTGCACCGGTTTCCCCGCCGACTTCCGGGGCAACGCCGCCTACGCCAAGGAGGGTGGCCGGGGCGCGCTGGTGTGCGCGCTCAACGGCAAGGGCCCGTACCTGGCGTGGAGCAACGAGGACCTCAACATCGTGGCCATGGCCTTCGGCGCCACCGACCGGCAGGTGCTCGTGGACTGGTGGCGCACCGAGGCCGGACCCCGCTGA